One segment of Anatilimnocola aggregata DNA contains the following:
- a CDS encoding Ig-like domain-containing protein produces MLFDRDRAQPARAAASSARRGRARRKTERLETARRYFRASLESLEERRLMAIDFLADFNTYQGLGFQPEPTAGQLDSDNWSIGPFSEGSLAFGDTRTSGDFARGLATNNVTTSGLYAFQTSPENRIFGIQPNDTEWANGYATLRIPTGPSIVTDPVISFEYWVRNNMDASTQLSFSYSVDRAPFIPVPALDYTTPATSTSIDFVLAETKTITLTGVTLPAGTTFELRWRGSEVEVSGGGGRDEIGLDNIRVVAGVPNTAPTISLMADQATTLLTPKTVNFAVGDGQTLAGLLNVSATSSNQAVLPNANISLGGSGANRTLTALPTATTGSTIVTVTVTDPAGLTHTEDFTLNVAQGWTISIPQNLSAAQGQYDLVEIPVRINSNGTPASPLFSLDVVLTYDSAVLEIEGVTLGGLLTPPAMMSSLFANFSEQGKLFIGLLTPVGLSTAVNGDVAIVRARIKPTAAVGNTWLNLRNSLAADSGLTIPTAINEGSAPLAPPPTAASNDSTDGLLNILANSPPTLNQTPTTTIDEDAALQTVTLTGITTGGESQSISVTAVTTNGLGVPDTSLIPNPIVSYASPNNTATLQFQPTASSSGTAVVHVLVRDAGPDGVLLTGDDGYVRQQFTVNVTPVNDAPTLNALDPRTIIEDAAQQTVSLSGITAGDGETQTLSVTAASSNPALIPNPLVSYSPNSPTGSLQFTPATDRFGTATITVTVRDAGFDGIPGNADDASFNQQFQVTVDPANDLPTLAVIDPVSAAEDAGTQTVNLSGITAGMFETQVLLLTAVSSNSALIPNPAVSYTSPSSTATLHYSPNANQSGISTITVTVRDAGLDGALDTPDDATFERAFVITVTAVNDVPTLDALSPITIDEDAGSQMIGLAGITTGGGESQTLSVTATSSNPALIPTPNATYTSPNTTASLQFSPVANQSGTATITVTVRDAGFDGILNTGDDETVARQFVVTVNPVNDLPTLDPLSGLVIDEDALQQTINLSGITAGPSESQTLSVTAVSSDPTLIPTPGISYSSPNSSAVLTFTPVANRSGTATITVTVRDAGLDLIAGNADDATFDRQFTVTVNSVNDAPTLGAISPVTVDEDALQQTISLSGISAGGGETQTLSITAVSSNPSLIPTPTIPYSSPSSTATLQFTPAANQAGTSTITVTLRDAGFDGVLNTSDDATSFQQFVITVNPVNDAPTLDELIPLTIIEDALPLTVNLSDITAGPNETQLLSVTAVSSDPTLIANPTIPYSSPSSTASFQFAPIANRSGSATITVTVRDAGLDGIAGNGDDASFSRQYLVTVNPVNDLPTLDAISPLTINEDAGLQTINLTGISAGGGENQPLRVTAVSLDPAVVPTPTINYTQGASTATLSFTPGTNLNGSITDVIVSVRDPGSDGVFDTADDGVIVRPLSVSILPVNDAPTFVPGTNVTVLEDSGATTIGNWATTISPGPLESGSVTFNIRSNSRPDLFASGPVILTNGSLTFTPAANAHGTATITYDLSDDGGTDRGGVDTSPLQSFTITITPVNDAPTFGISASPVVPYNSGAQSLSSWATSISPGATNESGQVLNFTVAVLSNAGLFAVAPAISNTGALTFTPLNGQSGVATLSVVLRDDAGTDAGGSDTSATQTFTITVNPQAPNAPPTINDLAPLTINEDASLQTVGFSGVTAGGETQLLRVTASSSNPTLIADPVVAYTSANTSGSLSFIPTANQSGTSTIIVTLRDAGHDGVLDTADDGLKSTSFLVTVNPVNDAPSFTIGADRTVLEDSGSQSFSNWATSISSGPNETDDLTFNIRTNSRPDLFAAGPTISNSGTLAFTPAANAYGTATITVDLSDNGGTANSGVNTSNTQSFTITITSVNDAPSFAVGANPTVLEDAGPQTLTGWATAVSPGPNEGDVIAFVIIGNTRTDLFSAQPTIAANGTLTFTPAANAHGSATISVKLTDLGGTTDGGVNESAVQTFVIQVTSVNDAPSFAKGADQTIDEDAGAQSITNWATSISPGNGEAGTVAFIIDSNSNPALFAVQPSINATGTLSYAPAAQAHGSATIVIRLVDDGGTASGGSDTSATQAFIITVTPENDSPTIATPADLSIVENSGPQFVELGGITAGGGETQALRVTATSSNPTLVAAPIVSYVSPASTGTLQFASAVDQIGSSTISVTVRDAGLNGVFDDADDGLTTTTFTVAVTRFNHAPVALNGSVTARYNSPVSGQLQATDPDGPALTFAIIAAPFNGTLTSFNAATGEFTYQPQTGSAGVDLFRFRVSDGAKSDTGTMRVVTSGAAAIVQMTLEHLSIEGTPGDDLVIVTPINAGSVRVRTGAVVGIYPLAAGDGTIPIETGDGNDYIVVRNVTNRAIISAGNGDDVVFTGSADDHIYGGLGNDSIAAGDGNNIVWGDDQAGGVDSASGGNDIISTGSGDDTIYAGAGNDKLMGGAGSDVLHAGVGNDSVFGGDGNDLLYGSLGDDTLDGEAGDDIVVGNSGNDYLVGSTGNDIVIGGAGSDKLNGDEDHDLLIGGESNTSATLNDNALFQMLSRWVNEHRLDVTIDPLSSDDNAVDTMFGLSGDDDFYLGSGDLIPDYLASPQHGNDRRFP; encoded by the coding sequence ATGTTGTTCGATCGGGATCGCGCCCAGCCAGCACGTGCTGCCGCTTCGTCGGCACGGCGCGGTCGCGCGCGGCGCAAGACCGAGCGACTGGAGACAGCGAGGCGGTACTTTCGGGCAAGCCTCGAGTCGCTGGAAGAGCGGCGATTGATGGCGATCGACTTTCTCGCCGACTTCAATACCTATCAAGGTTTGGGGTTTCAACCCGAACCAACCGCCGGGCAACTGGACTCGGACAACTGGTCGATCGGCCCCTTTAGCGAGGGAAGCCTTGCCTTTGGTGACACGCGGACTAGTGGCGACTTTGCCCGCGGGCTGGCAACCAACAATGTGACTACATCCGGTTTGTATGCCTTTCAAACCAGCCCCGAAAATCGAATTTTTGGGATCCAGCCCAACGATACGGAGTGGGCCAATGGGTATGCGACGTTGCGGATCCCAACCGGGCCGTCCATTGTTACCGATCCGGTAATCTCCTTTGAGTACTGGGTGCGTAACAACATGGATGCCAGTACGCAACTCAGTTTTTCCTATTCAGTCGACAGGGCACCATTCATTCCCGTCCCTGCGCTCGATTACACGACACCGGCCACGAGTACTTCGATCGACTTCGTCCTTGCCGAAACGAAGACCATTACTTTGACCGGAGTGACGCTGCCCGCCGGCACAACCTTTGAGCTTCGCTGGCGCGGGTCTGAAGTTGAAGTGAGCGGTGGGGGCGGTCGCGATGAGATCGGCCTCGATAACATTCGCGTCGTGGCGGGAGTGCCGAACACTGCGCCGACCATCTCGCTGATGGCGGATCAAGCGACCACGCTGCTCACACCGAAGACGGTGAACTTTGCTGTGGGGGATGGCCAGACGTTGGCAGGCTTGCTGAATGTGAGTGCGACCTCGAGCAATCAGGCGGTGCTACCGAACGCAAACATCTCGCTAGGCGGCAGCGGAGCCAATCGGACGTTGACGGCCCTGCCAACGGCGACCACTGGTTCGACCATCGTGACGGTCACAGTAACCGACCCCGCTGGCTTGACGCACACGGAAGATTTCACGCTGAACGTCGCGCAGGGCTGGACCATCAGCATTCCGCAGAACCTGTCGGCCGCGCAAGGGCAGTACGACCTGGTCGAGATTCCGGTGCGAATCAATTCGAACGGAACACCTGCCAGTCCACTTTTTTCGCTTGATGTGGTGCTCACGTACGATTCAGCCGTGCTGGAAATTGAAGGGGTCACGCTGGGTGGCCTACTCACTCCCCCCGCGATGATGTCGTCCCTGTTTGCCAACTTTAGCGAGCAGGGGAAGCTGTTCATCGGGCTGCTGACACCAGTGGGACTATCGACAGCCGTCAATGGCGATGTGGCAATCGTCCGAGCGCGCATCAAGCCGACCGCGGCCGTGGGCAATACTTGGCTCAATTTGCGGAACTCGCTCGCGGCCGATTCAGGCCTGACCATTCCGACCGCGATTAATGAAGGTTCAGCACCGCTGGCTCCGCCGCCCACTGCTGCGAGCAACGATTCGACTGATGGCCTGTTGAACATCCTGGCCAATAGCCCGCCTACACTGAATCAAACTCCGACGACCACCATTGATGAAGATGCAGCCCTGCAAACGGTGACACTCACTGGCATCACTACTGGCGGCGAAAGCCAGAGCATTTCGGTAACTGCAGTCACCACCAATGGGCTCGGTGTTCCCGATACCTCGCTCATTCCGAATCCGATCGTCAGTTACGCTTCGCCGAACAACACAGCCACGCTACAGTTCCAGCCAACGGCAAGTTCCAGCGGCACCGCTGTGGTTCACGTGCTGGTGCGCGATGCGGGACCAGACGGTGTTTTGCTGACGGGTGATGACGGCTATGTGCGGCAACAGTTCACGGTGAACGTAACTCCGGTCAATGACGCACCGACGCTCAACGCGCTTGATCCGCGTACGATCATTGAAGACGCCGCTCAGCAAACAGTCAGCCTCTCGGGCATCACTGCCGGTGATGGAGAAACGCAGACACTGAGTGTGACGGCGGCTAGTAGCAACCCAGCATTGATCCCGAATCCACTCGTAAGTTACTCGCCCAATAGTCCAACTGGCTCGCTGCAATTCACACCAGCAACCGATCGGTTTGGGACGGCGACAATTACTGTAACGGTGCGCGATGCGGGTTTCGATGGCATTCCGGGCAACGCGGACGATGCTTCGTTCAATCAGCAATTCCAAGTGACGGTCGATCCTGCGAATGACCTTCCCACCCTCGCCGTGATTGATCCCGTGTCAGCGGCAGAAGATGCCGGCACCCAGACGGTGAACCTGAGCGGCATCACGGCTGGCATGTTCGAAACGCAAGTATTACTACTGACAGCTGTCAGTAGTAATTCGGCGCTGATTCCGAACCCGGCCGTTTCCTACACTTCGCCCAGCAGTACCGCGACGCTGCACTACTCGCCGAATGCCAACCAATCGGGCATCTCCACCATCACCGTAACGGTGCGCGACGCGGGACTCGATGGCGCACTCGACACGCCGGACGATGCCACCTTCGAGCGCGCGTTCGTCATTACGGTCACTGCGGTCAACGACGTTCCCACGCTCGACGCACTCAGCCCAATAACCATCGACGAAGATGCCGGGTCACAGATGATCGGTTTGGCGGGAATCACCACTGGTGGCGGCGAGTCACAAACATTGAGCGTGACGGCCACCAGCAGTAATCCCGCGCTGATTCCGACACCTAATGCGACGTACACTTCGCCCAACACCACGGCCTCGCTGCAGTTCTCACCTGTCGCGAACCAATCGGGAACAGCGACGATCACGGTCACCGTGCGGGATGCCGGTTTCGACGGAATTCTGAATACTGGCGATGATGAAACGGTCGCGCGGCAGTTCGTCGTCACGGTGAATCCTGTCAACGACCTGCCCACTCTGGATCCACTGAGTGGACTCGTCATTGATGAAGACGCATTGCAGCAGACCATCAACCTCAGTGGCATTACGGCGGGCCCAAGCGAATCGCAAACACTCAGTGTGACGGCCGTCAGCAGCGACCCCACACTGATTCCAACGCCGGGCATTTCTTATTCGTCGCCCAACAGTTCGGCAGTGTTAACGTTCACGCCGGTGGCAAATCGCAGCGGCACAGCCACAATTACGGTAACGGTGCGCGACGCGGGACTCGACTTGATCGCCGGCAATGCTGACGATGCAACCTTCGACCGGCAGTTCACGGTGACGGTAAACTCCGTGAACGACGCACCGACCCTCGGTGCAATTAGTCCGGTAACGGTTGACGAAGACGCTTTGCAGCAGACCATCAGCCTCAGTGGTATCAGCGCCGGAGGTGGTGAGACCCAAACACTGAGTATTACGGCCGTCAGCAGTAACCCAAGCCTGATTCCGACTCCTACGATTCCTTACTCTTCACCAAGCAGTACGGCGACCCTGCAGTTCACACCAGCCGCGAACCAAGCGGGGACATCGACGATTACCGTCACCCTGCGCGATGCCGGTTTCGATGGCGTGCTAAACACCAGCGATGATGCCACTTCGTTTCAGCAATTTGTCATTACCGTGAACCCGGTGAACGACGCGCCAACGCTCGATGAGTTGATCCCGTTAACAATTATCGAAGATGCTTTGCCGCTGACAGTGAACTTGAGTGACATCACCGCAGGCCCGAATGAAACGCAACTGCTGAGCGTAACCGCTGTCAGCAGTGATCCAACCCTGATCGCGAATCCGACCATTCCCTACAGTTCGCCGAGCAGCACCGCGTCCTTCCAATTCGCACCAATCGCCAATCGATCCGGTAGTGCCACAATCACCGTCACCGTGCGCGATGCGGGACTCGATGGGATCGCTGGCAATGGCGACGATGCGTCGTTCAGCCGGCAGTATCTGGTAACGGTGAATCCGGTCAATGACTTGCCGACACTGGACGCGATCAGCCCGCTGACTATTAACGAAGATGCCGGACTGCAAACCATTAACCTAACCGGCATTTCTGCGGGGGGCGGCGAGAATCAGCCGCTGCGAGTCACCGCCGTCAGCCTCGATCCCGCGGTCGTGCCGACTCCCACTATCAACTACACACAGGGAGCCAGCACGGCAACGCTCAGCTTTACGCCAGGGACCAATCTCAACGGCAGCATCACGGACGTGATCGTTTCGGTGCGCGACCCCGGCAGCGATGGAGTATTCGATACCGCCGACGACGGCGTCATCGTGCGACCACTATCGGTCAGCATCCTGCCAGTGAACGATGCGCCGACATTCGTCCCCGGAACAAATGTGACAGTGCTGGAAGATTCGGGGGCTACCACCATCGGCAACTGGGCGACAACGATTTCGCCGGGGCCATTGGAGTCCGGAAGCGTAACCTTCAACATCCGCTCGAATTCACGACCCGACCTGTTTGCGTCCGGACCGGTCATTCTGACCAATGGCAGCTTGACCTTCACACCTGCTGCCAACGCGCACGGTACGGCGACGATCACATATGACCTGTCGGATGACGGCGGGACCGATAGGGGTGGCGTTGATACAAGTCCGCTCCAGTCGTTCACCATCACCATCACACCGGTCAACGATGCACCAACCTTTGGCATCAGCGCCAGTCCCGTTGTTCCCTATAACTCGGGCGCTCAAAGCTTGAGCAGTTGGGCAACGTCGATTTCGCCAGGCGCAACGAATGAATCAGGGCAGGTACTGAACTTCACCGTAGCGGTCCTGTCGAATGCCGGCTTGTTCGCCGTCGCCCCGGCGATCTCGAACACCGGCGCGCTGACTTTCACTCCTTTGAACGGCCAAAGTGGCGTAGCGACGTTGAGTGTAGTCTTGCGGGACGATGCAGGCACAGACGCTGGCGGCAGCGATACCAGCGCGACTCAGACCTTTACCATCACCGTGAATCCGCAGGCGCCCAATGCACCGCCAACGATCAACGACCTTGCTCCACTTACTATCAACGAAGACGCGAGTCTGCAAACCGTCGGCTTTAGTGGCGTTACCGCAGGGGGCGAAACACAACTGCTCCGCGTGACGGCCAGCAGCAGCAATCCTACGCTCATTGCCGATCCAGTCGTTGCTTACACTTCGGCGAATACCTCTGGCAGCTTGAGTTTCATACCGACCGCGAACCAGAGTGGCACGAGCACCATCATTGTCACCCTTCGCGATGCCGGACACGACGGCGTCCTCGATACTGCCGATGACGGCTTGAAGTCCACTAGCTTTCTAGTGACGGTGAATCCGGTTAATGATGCACCGAGCTTCACCATCGGCGCGGATCGTACCGTACTGGAAGATTCCGGATCGCAGTCGTTTAGCAATTGGGCGACGTCGATCTCTTCCGGGCCCAATGAAACCGATGACCTAACGTTCAATATTCGGACGAACTCGCGCCCCGACCTGTTTGCCGCAGGACCGACGATTTCGAACAGCGGGACGTTAGCCTTCACGCCAGCTGCCAACGCCTATGGCACGGCAACGATCACGGTCGATCTGTCTGACAATGGCGGCACGGCCAACAGTGGCGTAAACACCAGCAACACGCAGTCGTTCACAATCACGATCACGTCTGTCAACGATGCCCCCAGCTTTGCAGTGGGAGCAAATCCGACTGTGCTGGAAGACGCCGGGCCGCAAACGCTGACAGGCTGGGCGACCGCAGTTTCTCCGGGCCCTAACGAAGGCGACGTGATCGCGTTTGTCATTATAGGCAATACACGCACTGACTTGTTTTCTGCCCAGCCCACGATTGCAGCCAATGGCACGCTCACTTTCACACCTGCTGCGAACGCCCATGGCAGCGCGACCATCAGCGTCAAGCTCACCGACCTCGGCGGCACGACCGATGGCGGTGTTAATGAAAGCGCCGTACAGACCTTTGTCATTCAAGTGACGAGTGTGAACGACGCCCCCAGTTTTGCGAAGGGGGCCGATCAAACAATTGACGAAGATGCCGGCGCGCAGTCGATCACCAACTGGGCGACCAGCATTTCCCCCGGAAACGGTGAAGCAGGCACGGTGGCCTTCATCATCGATAGCAACAGCAACCCGGCTCTCTTTGCCGTACAGCCATCAATCAATGCAACTGGCACACTGTCGTATGCACCCGCCGCCCAGGCCCACGGCAGTGCGACGATTGTCATTCGCCTGGTCGATGACGGCGGCACCGCCAGTGGGGGCAGCGATACGAGCGCGACGCAAGCGTTCATCATTACCGTCACTCCCGAGAATGACTCGCCAACCATCGCAACTCCCGCCGATCTATCGATCGTAGAGAACTCCGGGCCGCAGTTCGTCGAGCTCGGCGGCATCACCGCCGGTGGAGGAGAGACTCAAGCGCTGCGAGTGACTGCCACCAGTAGCAATCCAACATTAGTCGCCGCACCCATCGTTTCGTATGTTTCTCCGGCCAGCACTGGCACTCTGCAATTTGCTTCTGCGGTCGACCAGATCGGCAGCAGCACGATCAGCGTGACGGTGCGCGACGCTGGGCTCAATGGCGTCTTCGACGATGCCGACGACGGCCTGACGACTACCACCTTCACGGTGGCAGTGACTCGTTTCAACCATGCACCGGTTGCCCTCAATGGCAGCGTCACAGCACGCTATAACTCTCCCGTGAGCGGGCAACTTCAAGCCACCGACCCCGATGGTCCGGCACTAACTTTTGCGATTATCGCGGCTCCCTTTAACGGTACGCTCACGTCGTTCAATGCAGCGACCGGCGAGTTTACCTATCAGCCGCAAACGGGCTCCGCAGGAGTCGATCTATTCCGGTTCCGCGTCTCAGATGGAGCAAAGAGCGATACCGGCACCATGCGCGTTGTAACGAGCGGAGCAGCGGCGATTGTACAGATGACGCTCGAGCATCTCTCGATTGAAGGAACGCCCGGTGATGACCTGGTGATCGTAACGCCCATCAATGCCGGCTCGGTGCGCGTCCGCACCGGGGCAGTTGTGGGCATTTATCCCTTGGCTGCTGGTGACGGCACCATTCCCATCGAGACCGGCGACGGTAACGACTACATCGTTGTTCGTAACGTAACCAACCGCGCAATCATCTCGGCTGGCAACGGCGACGATGTTGTTTTCACCGGCAGTGCCGACGATCACATCTACGGCGGCTTGGGCAACGACTCGATCGCTGCGGGTGACGGGAACAACATTGTCTGGGGCGATGACCAGGCGGGAGGCGTCGATTCTGCCAGCGGTGGCAACGACATCATCAGCACAGGCAGCGGCGACGATACCATCTATGCCGGGGCCGGCAATGACAAGTTAATGGGTGGCGCAGGTAGCGATGTCCTTCATGCAGGTGTGGGCAACGATTCCGTCTTCGGCGGCGACGGCAATGATCTGCTCTATGGCAGTCTGGGCGACGATACACTTGATGGCGAAGCTGGAGATGACATCGTTGTCGGCAACTCGGGGAACGATTACCTCGTTGGCAGTACCGGCAATGATATCGTCATTGGCGGCGCTGGCAGTGACAAACTTAACGGCGACGAAGATCACGACTTGCTGATTGGCGGTGAGTCCAATACTTCTGCCACACTGAACGACAATGCACTGTTTCAAATGCTTAGTCGCTGGGTCAACGAACATCGCCTCGACGTGACCATCGATCCACTCAGTTCGGATGACAACGCAGTCGATACGATGTTCGGCCTGTCTGGCGACGATGACTTCTATCTCGGCAGCGGCGATCTGATTCCCGACTATTTGGCGAGCCCGCAACACGGGAACGATCGTCGATTCCCTTAG
- a CDS encoding glycosyltransferase family 2 protein, which yields MLTFVIPVYNEVESLQALHQEICEVSAANQYEMELILIDDGSKDGSWDEIKRLAAADPRVRGIRFRRNFGKAAALSAGFEAAQGDYVFTLDADLQDDPHEIPRFLAEMDKGFDVVSGWKQVRHDPWHKVGPSRVFNWLVGQLTGVKLHDHNCGFKCYRREVLEEVRIYGELHRFIPVLAASKGWGVSEVIVNHRARQFGRSKYGVSRIIKGFLDLLTVYFLTGFKERPQHLLGTLGILSFFLGGLGLTYLAVYWVVKELVPGWQLEDLHNRPAVIYSMGLLLLGAQLISMGFLAELITAYYGKNVMQYSVKERIGPRATDKT from the coding sequence ATGCTGACGTTTGTTATTCCGGTTTACAACGAAGTCGAAAGCTTGCAGGCTTTGCATCAAGAGATCTGCGAAGTCTCGGCAGCCAATCAGTATGAGATGGAACTCATCCTGATCGACGACGGCTCCAAAGACGGCTCGTGGGACGAGATCAAACGGCTCGCAGCTGCCGACCCGCGGGTGCGCGGCATTCGATTTCGCCGCAACTTCGGCAAAGCAGCAGCCCTGAGCGCCGGCTTCGAAGCGGCGCAAGGCGACTACGTCTTTACGCTCGATGCTGACCTGCAAGACGACCCGCACGAGATCCCGCGCTTTCTCGCCGAGATGGACAAAGGGTTCGACGTCGTCAGCGGCTGGAAACAAGTGCGGCACGATCCGTGGCACAAGGTCGGCCCGTCGCGCGTGTTCAACTGGCTGGTCGGACAACTAACCGGCGTAAAGTTGCACGATCACAACTGCGGCTTCAAGTGTTACCGCCGCGAAGTGCTGGAAGAAGTTCGTATCTACGGCGAACTGCATCGCTTCATTCCGGTCCTGGCTGCCTCGAAGGGTTGGGGCGTCAGCGAAGTGATCGTCAATCACCGCGCCCGGCAATTCGGCCGCAGCAAGTACGGTGTCTCGCGAATCATCAAGGGGTTCCTCGATCTCTTGACAGTTTATTTTCTCACCGGCTTCAAAGAGCGCCCGCAGCACCTGCTGGGCACGCTGGGGATTCTATCATTTTTTCTCGGTGGCCTTGGACTTACGTATCTGGCCGTCTATTGGGTGGTGAAGGAATTGGTTCCGGGTTGGCAACTCGAAGACCTGCACAATCGGCCCGCTGTCATTTATTCGATGGGTCTGTTGCTCCTCGGCGCACAGCTGATTTCGATGGGCTTTCTGGCCGAACTAATCACCGCCTACTACGGCAAAAACGTAATGCAGTACTCGGTGAAAGAGCGAATTGGGCCGCGTGCGACCGACAAAACCTAA
- a CDS encoding (deoxy)nucleoside triphosphate pyrophosphohydrolase, whose amino-acid sequence MKQIAIAVVEHQDRFLIGQRPAGVALAGLWEFPGGKMHATETPEQAAVRECLEETGLVVAAKFRYPDRAHVYAHDAVQLHFVACEPSDPSAVPLAPFRWIARQELSNFEFPAGNRELLAILAQ is encoded by the coding sequence ATGAAGCAGATCGCGATTGCGGTGGTCGAACATCAAGACCGCTTCCTCATCGGCCAGCGGCCTGCCGGTGTTGCGCTTGCCGGGCTATGGGAATTTCCCGGCGGCAAAATGCACGCCACCGAAACGCCCGAGCAGGCGGCCGTGCGCGAATGCCTGGAAGAAACCGGGCTCGTTGTCGCCGCGAAGTTTCGCTATCCTGACCGCGCGCACGTTTATGCGCACGACGCCGTTCAACTCCACTTTGTTGCCTGCGAACCGTCGGACCCCAGCGCCGTCCCACTCGCGCCGTTTCGCTGGATTGCTCGTCAGGAGCTAAGCAACTTCGAGTTTCCCGCCGGCAATCGCGAACTCTTGGCAATCCTTGCGCAGTAG
- a CDS encoding Uma2 family endonuclease: protein MTLIVLDAFTEEAMIADRRAKGLDRFDEVWDGVYVMSPLPEYYHQEIVGDLQTCLALVLRLQGLGRVVPGCNVSDRKDDWTKNYRCPDVVVYLNGTTAKFHGTHWEGGPDFAIEVVSSNDRTWDKLEFYAKVQTRELLIIDRDPWELTLLRLVAGKLVEVGRSNSSNGQELTSRAIPFSFRLVSRNQWPTIEIKHSGDGQTWYAPAQGPMNIAK, encoded by the coding sequence ATGACACTAATCGTTCTCGACGCCTTCACCGAAGAGGCAATGATCGCCGATCGTCGCGCGAAAGGTCTGGATCGGTTCGACGAAGTGTGGGATGGAGTTTACGTGATGTCGCCGTTGCCCGAGTATTACCATCAAGAGATCGTTGGCGATTTGCAAACCTGTCTGGCGCTGGTGTTGCGGCTGCAGGGGCTAGGGCGAGTGGTTCCTGGTTGCAACGTCAGCGACCGGAAAGATGATTGGACGAAGAACTACCGCTGTCCCGATGTTGTGGTCTATCTCAACGGCACGACTGCCAAGTTTCACGGCACGCACTGGGAAGGGGGCCCCGACTTTGCGATTGAAGTTGTCAGCTCGAATGATCGTACTTGGGATAAGTTGGAGTTTTATGCCAAGGTGCAGACGCGAGAACTGCTCATCATCGACCGTGATCCCTGGGAACTAACACTGCTGCGTTTGGTCGCTGGCAAACTGGTCGAGGTTGGGCGTTCGAACAGTAGCAATGGTCAGGAACTGACCTCCCGGGCAATTCCCTTCAGCTTTCGCCTCGTCAGCCGCAATCAGTGGCCGACGATTGAGATCAAACACAGTGGTGATGGTCAGACCTGGTATGCACCGGCGCAAGGGCCGATGAACATCGCGAAGTGA
- a CDS encoding serine hydrolase domain-containing protein, which produces MLEYVSPGSIGMDAAQLQRAYDLATAWTTAEGAEPAIMPAAAIMVGRNGKAVEPKFFGRQGTGKDAPPIRRDALFLIASLTKPITYLGAMILVERGLLGLSDPVTKYIPDFAAHHKENTLVQHLFTHTSGLPDMLENNTELRRQHAPLSKFIDGAIRDTVPKFPAGTDYSYQSMGTLVVAEIVQRISGLSISDFLQKEIFTPLGLKSSALGVRDLNRERLTQLQTPEFAGVEQFGWNSPYWRELGAPWGGMFSTPDDYAVLCQLMLNGGSYGNVRIVSSATVEKMTTNRLNDFPDLPEPIRRTKPWGLGWQLNHPATEGTLGDLLPSAAYGHLGATGTLFWIDPQRQAFCIIFTTMERDRAPWRLVHLSNAVAAAME; this is translated from the coding sequence ATGCTTGAGTATGTCTCGCCCGGTTCAATCGGCATGGATGCCGCACAGTTGCAGCGAGCGTACGACCTGGCGACCGCTTGGACGACTGCCGAGGGAGCCGAGCCGGCAATCATGCCCGCCGCCGCGATCATGGTGGGGCGCAACGGAAAGGCCGTGGAGCCGAAGTTCTTCGGCAGGCAAGGGACTGGCAAGGACGCGCCGCCGATTCGCCGCGATGCGCTCTTTTTGATTGCCTCGCTGACGAAGCCAATCACGTACCTCGGCGCGATGATCCTCGTAGAGCGCGGGCTGTTAGGTTTGAGCGACCCCGTGACGAAGTATATTCCCGACTTTGCCGCGCATCACAAAGAGAATACGCTCGTCCAGCATCTGTTCACGCATACCTCGGGCCTGCCCGACATGCTCGAGAACAACACCGAACTCCGCCGGCAACACGCTCCGCTCAGCAAGTTCATCGACGGCGCGATTCGCGATACGGTTCCCAAGTTCCCGGCCGGCACCGACTACAGCTATCAAAGCATGGGCACACTGGTGGTCGCCGAGATTGTGCAACGAATCAGCGGGCTGTCGATCAGCGATTTTCTGCAGAAGGAAATCTTCACACCGCTGGGGCTCAAGTCGAGCGCGCTGGGGGTGAGAGACCTCAATCGTGAACGGCTGACGCAGTTGCAAACGCCCGAGTTCGCTGGAGTCGAACAGTTTGGCTGGAACAGCCCTTATTGGCGTGAACTGGGCGCGCCGTGGGGCGGCATGTTCAGCACGCCCGACGATTACGCCGTGCTGTGCCAGTTGATGCTCAATGGCGGCAGCTATGGCAACGTGCGAATCGTCTCGTCGGCCACGGTGGAAAAAATGACCACTAATCGGCTGAATGACTTTCCGGATTTGCCGGAACCGATTCGCCGTACCAAGCCCTGGGGACTCGGTTGGCAGTTGAATCATCCGGCCACCGAAGGAACGCTGGGCGATCTGCTGCCGAGTGCGGCATATGGCCACCTCGGCGCGACGGGCACTCTGTTTTGGATTGATCCTCAGCGGCAAGCCTTCTGCATCATTTTCACCACGATGGAGCGCGACCGCGCACCGTGGCGACTGGTGCATTTATCGAACGCGGTGGCCGCGGCGATGGAGTAA